The following proteins come from a genomic window of Microtus ochrogaster isolate Prairie Vole_2 unplaced genomic scaffold, MicOch1.0 UNK39, whole genome shotgun sequence:
- the Dsel gene encoding dermatan-sulfate epimerase-like protein, which yields MALMFTGHFLFLTMMFSFSTCEESVSNYSGWAVFTDGIQQFKKQKLEDFRSNQKLHPNLYFDAADVQTMRQNSRTSHLHLFRAIRSAVTIMLSNPTYYLPPPKHADFAAKWNEIYGNNLPPLALYCLLCPEDKVAFEFILDYMDRMVSYKDWLVESAPGDEVPVGHSLTGFATAFDFLYNLLGNQRKQKYLEKIRIVTEEMYEYSKIRSWGKQLLHNHQATNMIALLIGALVTGVDKGSKAHIWKQDVVDVMEKTMFLLNHIVDGSLDEGVAYGSYTSKSLTQYVFLAQRHFNINNLDNNWLKMHFWFYYATLLPGYQRTIGVADSNYNWFYGPESQLVFLDKFILRNGAGNWLAQQIRKHRPKDGPMVPSTSQRWSTLHTEYIWYDPKLLPQPPVDFGTAKMHTFPNWGVVTYGAGLPSTQANTFVSFKSGKLGGRAVYDIVHFQPYSWIDGWRSFNPGHEHPDQNSFTFAPNGQVFVSEALYGPKLSHLNNVLVFAPSPSSQCNKPWEGQLGECAQWLKWTGEEVGDAAGEVITASQHGEMMFVSGEAVAAYSSAMRLKSVYRALLLLNSQTLLVVDHIERQETSPINSVSAFFHNLDIDFKYIPYRFMNRYNGAMMDVWDAHYKMFWFDHHGNTPVANIQEAEQAAEFKKRWTQFVNVTFHMESTITRIAYVFYGPYINVSSCKFIDSSSSGLQISLNVNNTEHSVSVITDYQNLKRRFDYLGFGGFASVANQGQITRFGLGTQAIVNPIRHDKVIFPFGFKFNIAVGFILCICLVILTFQWRFYLSFRKLMRCVLILVIALWFIEFLDVWSTCTQPICAKWTRTETKTNEKTIISEGKHVDLPDVVITSLPGSGAEILKQVFFNSSDFLYIRIPTAYIDIPETEFEIDSFVDACEWKVSDIRTGHFHLLRGWLLSLVQDTKFHLQNIHLRETGRNKLAQYFAANKDKKRKLKRREFLPEQRSKVKGSFDRDTEYIRALRRHLVYYPSARPVLSLSSGSWTLKLHFFQEVLGTSMRALYIVRDPRSWIYSMLYGSKPSLYSLKNVPEHLAKLFNIEEGKSKCNLNSGYAFEYESLKKELETSQSNTVSLLSHLWLANTAAALRINTDLLPTNYQLVKFEDIVQFPQKTTERIFAFLGIPLSPSSLNQILFATSTNLFYLPFEGEISPSNTNIWKQNLPRDEIKIIENICWTLMDRLGYPKFMD from the coding sequence ATGGCGTTAATGTTTACAGGACATTTCCTATTTTTAACAATGATGTTTAGTTTTTCTACTTGCGAAGAATCTGTGAGCAATTACTCTGGATGGGCAGTTTTCACAGATGGTATACAACagtttaagaaacagaaattagaaGATTTCAGATCTAACCAAAAACTTCACCCAAATTTGTATTTTGATGCTGCAGATGTACAAACAATGAGACAAAATTCTCGTACAAGCCATTTGCATCTTTTTAGAGCTATCAGAAGTGCAGTGACAATTATGCTGTCTAATCCAACATACTACCTACCTCCACCCAAGCATGCTGATTTTGCTGCCAAGTGGAATGAAATATATGGTAATAATCTTCCTCCTTTAGCACTGTATTGTTTATTATGTCCAGAAGACAAAGTTGCCTTTGAATTTATCTTGGACTACATGGACAGGATGGTTAGCTACAAAGACTGGCTAGTTGAGAGTGCACCAGGGGATGAGGTTCCAGTTGGCCATTCTTTAACAGGCTTTGCCACTGCCTTTGACTTTTTGTATAATCTGTTAGGTAATCAGCGAAAACAAAAATACCTAGAAAAAATACGGATTGTTACTGAGGAAATGTATGAATATTCAAAGATTCGCTCATGGGGCAAACAACTTCTTCATAACCACCAAGCTACAAATATGATAGCATTGCTCATAGGTGCATTGGTTACTGGAGTAGATAAAGGATCTAAAGCACATATATGGAAGCAAGATGTTGTTGATGTTATGGAAAAGACTATGTTTCTCTTGAATCATATTGTAGATGGCTCTTTGGATGAAGGTGTAGCCTATGGAAGCTATACCTCAAAATCACTTACACAGTATGTTTTCTTAGCACAGCGCCATTTTAACATCAACAACTTGGATAATAACTGGTTAAAAATGCACTTTTGGTTTTATTATGCTACGCTTTTACCAGGCTATCAAAGAACTATAGGTGTAGCAGATTCCAATTATAATTGGTTTTATGGTCCAGAGAGCCAGCTAGTTTTCTTGGATAAGTTCATTTTAAGAAATGGAGCTGGAAATTGGTTAGCTCAGCAAATTAGAAAGCATCGACCTAAGGATGGACCAATGGTTCCTTCCACTTCCCAAAGGTGGAGTACTCTTCATACTGAATACATCTGGTATGATCCAAAGCTTCTCCCACAGCCTCCTGTTGACTTTGGTACAGCTAAAATGCACACATTCCCTAACTGGGGTGTTGTGACTTATGGGGCTGGACTGCCAAGTACACAGGCCAATACCTTTGTGTCCTTTAAATCTGGGAAATTGGGAGGACGAGCTGTGTATGACATAGTTCACTTTCAGCCATATTCCTGGATTGATGGATGGAGAAGCTTTAACCCAGGACATGAACATCCAGATCAAAATTCATTTACTTTTGCCCCCAATGGACAAGTATTTGTTTCTGAGGCTCTTTATGGACCAAAGTTAAGCCACCTTAACAATGTGTTGGTATTTGCCCCATCACCATCAAGCCAGTGTAATAAACCTTGGGAAGGTCAACTGGGAGAATGTGCACAGTGGCTCAAGTGGACTGGTGAAGAGGTTGGTGATGCAGCTGGGGAAGTTATTACTGCTTCACAACATGGAGAAATGATGTTTGTAAGTGGGGAAGCAGTGGCTGCTTATTCTTCAGCAATGAGACTAAAAAGTGTCTATCGTGCTTTACTTCTCTTAAATTCTCAAACTCTACTTGTTGTTGACCACATTGAAAGGCAGGAAACATCCCCAATAAATTCTGTCAGTGCCTTCTTTCATAATTTGGATATTGATTTTAAATACATCCCATACAGGTTTATGAATAGGTATAATGGTGCCATGATGGATGTGTGGGATGCACACTATAAAATGTTTTGGTTTGATCATCATGGTAACACTCCTGTGGCTAATATACAGGAAGCAGAACAAGCTGCTGAGTTTAAGAAAAGGTGGACTCAGTTTGTTAATGTTACATTTCATATGGAATCCACAATCACAAGAATTGCTTATGTATTTTATGGTCCATATATAAATGTTTCTAGCTGCAAATTTATTGACAGTTCTAGTTCTGGACTTCAGATTTCTCTAAATGTCAATAATACTGAACATAGTGTTTCTGTTATAACTGACTATCAAAATCTGAAAAGGAGATTTGATTACCTGGGATTTGGTGGTTTTGCCAGTGTGGCTAATCAAGGCCAAATAACCCGATTTGGTTTAGGGACTCAAGCAATAGTAAACCCTATAAGACATGATAAAGTTATTTTCCCTTTTggatttaaatttaatatagcaGTTGGAttcattttgtgtatttgtttggttattttaacTTTTCAGTGGCGGTTCTACCTTTCTTTTAGAAAGCTAATGCGCTGTGTATTAATACTTGTTATTGCTTTGTGGTTTATTGAGTTTCTGGATGTGTGGAGCACTTGTACTCAGCCCATTTGTGCAAAATGGACAAGGACTGAAACCAAGACAAATGAGAAGACCATAATCTCTGAAGGGAAGCATGTAGATCTGCCTGATGTTGTTATTACCTCACTCCCTGGTTCAGGAGCTGAAATTCTGAAACAAGTTTTTTTCAACAGTAGTGATTTTCTCTACATCAGAATACCTACAGCCTACATTGATATTCCTGAAACTGAATTTGAAATTGACTCATTTGTAGATGCTTGTGAATGGAAAGTATCAGATATCCGCACTGGGCATTTTCATCTTCTTCGAGGGTGGCTGCTGTCTTTGGTCCAGGACAcaaaatttcatttgcaaaatattcatcttcgTGAAACAGGTAGGAATAAACTTGCTCAATATTTTGCAGCTAATAAGGACAAAAAACGAAAATTGAAAAGGAGAGAGTTTTTGCCGGAACAAAGAAGTAAAGTGAAAGGATCTTTTGATAGAGATACTGAATATATTAGAGCCTTGAGGAGACACCTAGTTTATTACCCAAGTGCTCGTCCTGTGCTCAGTTTAAGTAGTGGAAGCTGGACATTgaagcttcatttttttcaggAAGTTTTAGGAACTTCAATGCGGGCTTTGTACATAGTACGAGACCCTCGATCCTGGATCTATTCAATGCTATATGGTAGTAAACCAagtctttattctttgaaaaatgtaCCAGAGCACTTAGCAAAATTGTTTAACATAGAGGAAGGTAAAAGCAAATGTAACTTAAATTCAGGCTATGCTTTTGAGTATGAATCACTGAAGAAAGAATTAGAAACATCCCAGTCAAATACTGTCTCTTTACTATCTCATTTGTGGCTAGCAAACACTGCAGCAGCTTTGAGAATAAATACAGATTTGCTGCCTACCAATTACCAGCTGGTCAAGTTTGAAGATATTGTTCAATTTCCTCAGAAGACTACAGAAAGAATTTTTGCATTTCTTGGAATTCCTTTGTCTCCTTCTAGTTTAAACCAAATACTGTTTGCCACTTCCACAAAccttttttatcttccttttgagGGGGAAATATCACCATCTAATACTAATATTTGGAAACAAAACTTGCCTagagatgaaattaaaataattgaaaatatctGCTGGACACTGATGGATCGTCTAGGATATCCAAAATTTATGGATTAA